A stretch of the Porites lutea chromosome 12, jaPorLute2.1, whole genome shotgun sequence genome encodes the following:
- the LOC140922002 gene encoding uncharacterized protein isoform X2, giving the protein MFMTSEALYLLAFDLSKNVYANAGEENDSGLHNILRAMDTVHSFKQSIEGETFPPVILVGTHADCVMPDDPEKKMECLSERFCDNSLMKEHVRKSVVVNNTLAGHGPDKEDSGIKRLRKLILEEAEMMPHTKKEIPLIWLYIEDKIEEKARGGEHFVSRGTFQRDIVEKVCALEEEQDIEQLLRFLHDRGTVVYYSHPENSDGLVVLDPRWLVNVFHQILNGLPSKEDSMKIRNYRKRLRERGTLASDLVEHVCETLDDVQEIKHSLIFIMERLGLLCRCSSEDQEFLVPCMLAPKPEDKLMTVPKSSDETCSPNLYLTFKTDYVPAGLFPKLVSLFGLWAASKTACKQPQKFSNAARFILDDKTSLQIVCHNSVVEFNIYRQGDSHRDSGCHSEVYSFLESCSTIIRDDCHWLRAVSWQLSVRCPVCAGKAGLCIWHGTQGCRHEDCAHYVPLKTDSLYYCPFADQIIPEGTYYEWLNVIENNNVRQNAFPTFHQTLTTCNQDRSKVQVTLLCSEWGSSKGGLPTVNRLLAIELAKHQKLQVSLYVPECSEDDKRMAYRLYGITIIQAQKRPGFEPLDCLCFRPYESFWIDVVIGHGTKLGKQAQMIRQLYPECVWIQFEHTAPEELSMHKTYGRNISIGEDKHQTEVQLSAMADLVVAVGPKLAEDFRRYLLSYQEKKVFEIVPSPCIFQEFDKLTQPKQDRDKFYVLVFGRGDQEDFKLKGYDIASKAISELKDSKYHLCFVGAAKGEKEKVTQYLLECGISKNQLTVRGFKSREELARQFCEMDLAIMPSRTEGFGLTALEALSAGLPILVGGNSGLGEALRKMNNRLASSCVVDSEDASYWAAAIKAVKEQPRAERLQDAQTLKKDFKQRFSWSWQCKNLVKEMLFLVRGKRHPDKMRSEREEATERVQSENRLDSRGELEVIAAASQSKSDTMEEKIEIKARVSNREVAGKAGFDTVIDQSVSTGPISHCHQVTRQVLKDVPDFQAEKDELRHVDNVLHRIWSYKADYKERRTQVNKKGRTKPFLDDCKKKKENGNSKGKKGRLKLGVLVVATVVFFISFIFPRVL; this is encoded by the exons ATGTTCATGACCTCGGAGGCTTTGTACCTCTTGGCGTTTGATCTCTCAAAGAATGTTTACGCAAATGCTGGGGAAGAAAATGACTCTGGTCTACATAATATCCTGAGAGCTATGGACACTGTACACTCCTTCAAGCAATCCATAGAAGGAGAAACGTTCCCTCCTGTAATACTTGTGGGCACTCACGCAGACTGCGTCATGCCTGATGACcctgagaaaaaaatggaatgtcTATCAGAAAGATTTTGCGACAATTCTTTAATGAAGGAACATGTTCGGAAGAGCGTTGTTGTGAACAACACGTTGGCAGGTCATGGACCTGACAAAGAAGACTCTGGAATAAAACGTTTGCGTAAGTTGATATTGGAGGAAGCCGAAATGATGCCACATACCAAGAAAGAGATTCCTCTTATTTGGTTATATATAGAGGATAAGATCGAAGAAAAAGCTCGAGGCGGAGAGCATTTTGTCTCCAGGGGAACGTTTCAACGAGACATTGTTGAAAAGGTTTGCGCGCTTGAAGAAGAACAAGACATCGAGCAGCTATTACGATTTCTTCATGATCGTGGCACTGTTGTTTATTACAGtcatccagaaaattcagatggTTTGGTAGTGTTGGATCCACGCTGGCTAGTAAATGTTTTCCACCAGATCCTCAACGGTTTACCAAGTAAAGAAGATAGCATGAAAATTCGCAACTACCGAAAACGGCTTCGAGAGAGAGGTACTCTCGCTTCAGATCTAGTAGAGCACGTTTGCGAAACACTCGACGACGTGCAGGAAATCAAGCATTCATTGATTTTCATAATGGAGAGGTTAGGCCTTCTTTGTCGATGCAGCAGTGAAGATCAGGAATTCCTTGTGCCGTGCATGTTGGCGCCAAAACCAGAAGATAAATTGATGACAGTACCAAAATCAAGCGATGAAACTTGTTCACCAAATCTTTACCTTACGTTCAAGACAGATTATGTACCAGCTGGGCTGTTCCCAAAGCTTGTTTCTCTCTTTGGATTATGGGCAGCGTCCAAAACGGCATGTAAGCAGCCCCAGAAATTCTCCAATGCAGCTCGCTTTATTTTAGATGACAAGACTTCTCTGCAAATTGTCTGCCACAATAGTGTCGTAGAATTTAACATTTACCGACAGGGCGATTCTCATAGAGACTCTGGATGCCACTCGGAGGTTTATAG ctttTTGGAAAGTTGCTCAACAATAATTCGTGACGATTGTCACTGGTTGCGTGCGGTGTCATGGCAGCTTTCTGTCCGCTGCCCAGTGTGCGCAGGCAAAGCAGGCCTTTGTATCTGGCATGGCACTCAAGGATGTCGACACGAAGACTGTGCTCACTACGTGCCTTTAAAGACCGACAGCCTATACTACTGTCCGTTTGCTGATCAAATTATTCCTGAAGGAACGTACTACGAGTGGCTGAAT GTCATAGAAAACAACAATGTACGACAAAACGCATTTCCAA CTTTTCACCAGACCTTGACAACCTGTAACCAGGACAGATCGAAAGTGCAAGTCACGCTATTATGTTCAGAATGGGGTTCATCAAAGGGCGGGCTGCCGACTGTGAACAGACTGTTAGCCATAGAACTGGCAAAACATCAGAAACTGCAGGTTAGTCTTTACGTTCCTGAGTGTAGTGAAGACGATAAGAGAATGGCTTACAGATTATATGGCATCACTATAATACAAGCACAGAAACGCCCCGGTTTTGAGCCTCTTGATTGTCTATGCTTTCGTCCGTATGAGAGTTTTTGGATAGACGTTGTGATTGGGCATGGAACGAAGCTGGGAAAACAAGCCCAAATGATCAGACAGTTATACCCCGAGTGTGTCTGGATCCAGTTTGAGCATACTGCCCCGGAAGAACTTTCGATGCACAAGACTTACGGCCGCAACATTTCCATCGGCGAAGATAAGCACCAAACGGAGGTGCAGCTCAGTGCTATGGCCGACCTTGTGGTTGCTGTTGGACCGAAGTTAGCTGAAGACTTCAGAAGGTATCTTCTCTCTTACCAGGAGAAGAAGGTCTTCGAAATAGTGCCCAGCCCTTGTATCTTTCAAGAATTTGACAAACTTACGCAGCCGAAACAAGATCGTGACAAATTTTACGTGCTGGTGTTTGGTCGTGGTGACCAAGAAGATTTTAAACTCAAGGGTTATGACATAGCTTCGAAGGCGATTTCAGAACTAAAGGATTCAAAGTATCATCTTTGCTTTGTTGGAGCAGCTAAGGGTGAGAAGGAAAAGGTGACGCAATACCTCCTTGAGTGTGGGATCTCTAAAAATCAACTAACCGTACGTGGGTTCAAAAGCAGAGAAGAACTCGCCAGGCAGTTTTGTGAGATGGATCTCGCCATTATGCCTTCAAGAACAGAGGGCTTTGGCTTGACTGCCTTAGAAGCCCTCTCTGCTGGTTTACCTATTCTTGTTGGCGGAAACTCGGGACTGGGAGAAGCTCTTAGAAAGATGAACAACCGTTTGGCTTCTTCATGTGTAGTGGACTCTGAAGACGCGAGTTACTGGGCTGCAGCAATCAAAGCTGTTAAAGAGCAACCCAGAGCAGAAAGGTTGCAAGATGCGCAAACATTAAAGAAAGATTTCAAACAACGTTTCAGCTGGTCATGGCAATGCAAAAACCTGGTAAAAGAGATGCTTTTCTTGGTCAGAG GAAAGAGGCACCCTGATAAAATGAGGTCTGAGAGGGAAGAAGCTACAGAACGAGTGCAGAGCGAGAACAGACTAGACAGTAGAGGAGAATTAGAAGTGATCGCAGCTGCGTCCCAGTCAAAGTCTGACACAATGGAAGAAAAGATAGAAATCAAAGCGAGAGTTAGCAATCGCG AGGTAGCAGGTAAAGCCGGCTTTGATACAGTCATCGACCAATCTGTGAGTACCGGCCCCATCAGTCACTGCCATCAGGTTACGAGacaagttttaaaagatgttCCTGATTTTCAAGCa GAAAAAGATGAACTGCGACATGTTGATAATGTATTGCATAGGATTTGGAGTTACAAAGCGGACTACAAAGAAAGAAGAACACAG GTGAACAAAAAAGGAAGGACAAAACCATTTCTTGatgactgcaaaaaaaaaaaagaaaacggaaacTCCAAGGGGAAAAAAGGCAGACTCAAGCTAGGAGTATTGGTCGTCGCCACAGTCGtattctttatttcatttatttttcctaGAGTCTTGTAA
- the LOC140922002 gene encoding uncharacterized protein isoform X1, with the protein MFMTSEALYLLAFDLSKNVYANAGEENDSGLHNILRAMDTVHSFKQSIEGETFPPVILVGTHADCVMPDDPEKKMECLSERFCDNSLMKEHVRKSVVVNNTLAGHGPDKEDSGIKRLRKLILEEAEMMPHTKKEIPLIWLYIEDKIEEKARGGEHFVSRGTFQRDIVEKVCALEEEQDIEQLLRFLHDRGTVVYYSHPENSDGLVVLDPRWLVNVFHQILNGLPSKEDSMKIRNYRKRLRERGTLASDLVEHVCETLDDVQEIKHSLIFIMERLGLLCRCSSEDQEFLVPCMLAPKPEDKLMTVPKSSDETCSPNLYLTFKTDYVPAGLFPKLVSLFGLWAASKTACKQPQKFSNAARFILDDKTSLQIVCHNSVVEFNIYRQGDSHRDSGCHSEVYSFLESCSTIIRDDCHWLRAVSWQLSVRCPVCAGKAGLCIWHGTQGCRHEDCAHYVPLKTDSLYYCPFADQIIPEGTYYEWLNVIENNNVRQNAFPTFHQTLTTCNQDRSKVQVTLLCSEWGSSKGGLPTVNRLLAIELAKHQKLQVSLYVPECSEDDKRMAYRLYGITIIQAQKRPGFEPLDCLCFRPYESFWIDVVIGHGTKLGKQAQMIRQLYPECVWIQFEHTAPEELSMHKTYGRNISIGEDKHQTEVQLSAMADLVVAVGPKLAEDFRRYLLSYQEKKVFEIVPSPCIFQEFDKLTQPKQDRDKFYVLVFGRGDQEDFKLKGYDIASKAISELKDSKYHLCFVGAAKGEKEKVTQYLLECGISKNQLTVRGFKSREELARQFCEMDLAIMPSRTEGFGLTALEALSAGLPILVGGNSGLGEALRKMNNRLASSCVVDSEDASYWAAAIKAVKEQPRAERLQDAQTLKKDFKQRFSWSWQCKNLVKEMLFLVRGKRHPDKMRSEREEATERVQSENRLDSRGELEVIAAASQSKSDTMEEKIEIKARVSNREVAGKAGFDTVIDQSVSTGPISHCHQVTRQVLKDVPDFQAEKDELRHVDNVLHRIWSYKADYKERRTQRNVCSQVNKKGRTKPFLDDCKKKKENGNSKGKKGRLKLGVLVVATVVFFISFIFPRVL; encoded by the exons ATGTTCATGACCTCGGAGGCTTTGTACCTCTTGGCGTTTGATCTCTCAAAGAATGTTTACGCAAATGCTGGGGAAGAAAATGACTCTGGTCTACATAATATCCTGAGAGCTATGGACACTGTACACTCCTTCAAGCAATCCATAGAAGGAGAAACGTTCCCTCCTGTAATACTTGTGGGCACTCACGCAGACTGCGTCATGCCTGATGACcctgagaaaaaaatggaatgtcTATCAGAAAGATTTTGCGACAATTCTTTAATGAAGGAACATGTTCGGAAGAGCGTTGTTGTGAACAACACGTTGGCAGGTCATGGACCTGACAAAGAAGACTCTGGAATAAAACGTTTGCGTAAGTTGATATTGGAGGAAGCCGAAATGATGCCACATACCAAGAAAGAGATTCCTCTTATTTGGTTATATATAGAGGATAAGATCGAAGAAAAAGCTCGAGGCGGAGAGCATTTTGTCTCCAGGGGAACGTTTCAACGAGACATTGTTGAAAAGGTTTGCGCGCTTGAAGAAGAACAAGACATCGAGCAGCTATTACGATTTCTTCATGATCGTGGCACTGTTGTTTATTACAGtcatccagaaaattcagatggTTTGGTAGTGTTGGATCCACGCTGGCTAGTAAATGTTTTCCACCAGATCCTCAACGGTTTACCAAGTAAAGAAGATAGCATGAAAATTCGCAACTACCGAAAACGGCTTCGAGAGAGAGGTACTCTCGCTTCAGATCTAGTAGAGCACGTTTGCGAAACACTCGACGACGTGCAGGAAATCAAGCATTCATTGATTTTCATAATGGAGAGGTTAGGCCTTCTTTGTCGATGCAGCAGTGAAGATCAGGAATTCCTTGTGCCGTGCATGTTGGCGCCAAAACCAGAAGATAAATTGATGACAGTACCAAAATCAAGCGATGAAACTTGTTCACCAAATCTTTACCTTACGTTCAAGACAGATTATGTACCAGCTGGGCTGTTCCCAAAGCTTGTTTCTCTCTTTGGATTATGGGCAGCGTCCAAAACGGCATGTAAGCAGCCCCAGAAATTCTCCAATGCAGCTCGCTTTATTTTAGATGACAAGACTTCTCTGCAAATTGTCTGCCACAATAGTGTCGTAGAATTTAACATTTACCGACAGGGCGATTCTCATAGAGACTCTGGATGCCACTCGGAGGTTTATAG ctttTTGGAAAGTTGCTCAACAATAATTCGTGACGATTGTCACTGGTTGCGTGCGGTGTCATGGCAGCTTTCTGTCCGCTGCCCAGTGTGCGCAGGCAAAGCAGGCCTTTGTATCTGGCATGGCACTCAAGGATGTCGACACGAAGACTGTGCTCACTACGTGCCTTTAAAGACCGACAGCCTATACTACTGTCCGTTTGCTGATCAAATTATTCCTGAAGGAACGTACTACGAGTGGCTGAAT GTCATAGAAAACAACAATGTACGACAAAACGCATTTCCAA CTTTTCACCAGACCTTGACAACCTGTAACCAGGACAGATCGAAAGTGCAAGTCACGCTATTATGTTCAGAATGGGGTTCATCAAAGGGCGGGCTGCCGACTGTGAACAGACTGTTAGCCATAGAACTGGCAAAACATCAGAAACTGCAGGTTAGTCTTTACGTTCCTGAGTGTAGTGAAGACGATAAGAGAATGGCTTACAGATTATATGGCATCACTATAATACAAGCACAGAAACGCCCCGGTTTTGAGCCTCTTGATTGTCTATGCTTTCGTCCGTATGAGAGTTTTTGGATAGACGTTGTGATTGGGCATGGAACGAAGCTGGGAAAACAAGCCCAAATGATCAGACAGTTATACCCCGAGTGTGTCTGGATCCAGTTTGAGCATACTGCCCCGGAAGAACTTTCGATGCACAAGACTTACGGCCGCAACATTTCCATCGGCGAAGATAAGCACCAAACGGAGGTGCAGCTCAGTGCTATGGCCGACCTTGTGGTTGCTGTTGGACCGAAGTTAGCTGAAGACTTCAGAAGGTATCTTCTCTCTTACCAGGAGAAGAAGGTCTTCGAAATAGTGCCCAGCCCTTGTATCTTTCAAGAATTTGACAAACTTACGCAGCCGAAACAAGATCGTGACAAATTTTACGTGCTGGTGTTTGGTCGTGGTGACCAAGAAGATTTTAAACTCAAGGGTTATGACATAGCTTCGAAGGCGATTTCAGAACTAAAGGATTCAAAGTATCATCTTTGCTTTGTTGGAGCAGCTAAGGGTGAGAAGGAAAAGGTGACGCAATACCTCCTTGAGTGTGGGATCTCTAAAAATCAACTAACCGTACGTGGGTTCAAAAGCAGAGAAGAACTCGCCAGGCAGTTTTGTGAGATGGATCTCGCCATTATGCCTTCAAGAACAGAGGGCTTTGGCTTGACTGCCTTAGAAGCCCTCTCTGCTGGTTTACCTATTCTTGTTGGCGGAAACTCGGGACTGGGAGAAGCTCTTAGAAAGATGAACAACCGTTTGGCTTCTTCATGTGTAGTGGACTCTGAAGACGCGAGTTACTGGGCTGCAGCAATCAAAGCTGTTAAAGAGCAACCCAGAGCAGAAAGGTTGCAAGATGCGCAAACATTAAAGAAAGATTTCAAACAACGTTTCAGCTGGTCATGGCAATGCAAAAACCTGGTAAAAGAGATGCTTTTCTTGGTCAGAG GAAAGAGGCACCCTGATAAAATGAGGTCTGAGAGGGAAGAAGCTACAGAACGAGTGCAGAGCGAGAACAGACTAGACAGTAGAGGAGAATTAGAAGTGATCGCAGCTGCGTCCCAGTCAAAGTCTGACACAATGGAAGAAAAGATAGAAATCAAAGCGAGAGTTAGCAATCGCG AGGTAGCAGGTAAAGCCGGCTTTGATACAGTCATCGACCAATCTGTGAGTACCGGCCCCATCAGTCACTGCCATCAGGTTACGAGacaagttttaaaagatgttCCTGATTTTCAAGCa GAAAAAGATGAACTGCGACATGTTGATAATGTATTGCATAGGATTTGGAGTTACAAAGCGGACTACAAAGAAAGAAGAACACAG CGTAACGTCTGTTCGCAGGTGAACAAAAAAGGAAGGACAAAACCATTTCTTGatgactgcaaaaaaaaaaaagaaaacggaaacTCCAAGGGGAAAAAAGGCAGACTCAAGCTAGGAGTATTGGTCGTCGCCACAGTCGtattctttatttcatttatttttcctaGAGTCTTGTAA